The DNA window AGCCACGCTGAGGCCCATCACGCCCTGGCTCAGGAGATAGTGGTATCTTTTGTTGGACTCTTCCGCCGTGCTGAAACCGGCATACTGCCGCATGGTCCATAGTTTGTCCCTGTACATCGTGGCGTGAATGCCGCGGGTAAACGGGAAGACGCCAGGCAGTTCATCCATCGCCACAGGCTGCGTATACAGCGGTGCGATCCTGATGCCGGAGTCGGTTTGAATGATCTTTTCCATGGTTATTGAACTAGCGTTGCAATGTTACATAATTATTATCGTACTTCGCCGCCGGGAAAAATATTGATAATTTGCAGTAAAGTTTGGCCCCGTTATGATTATCTGGTCTTTATTATCTATTACTTTGGCCCTGGCCCTGTTTAGCTTGTATCTGCTTTATCGCGCAGGCCATCGCCCGCTGGCCCGCTCCTATACTATCCTTTTGCTGGGGCTGTCGCTGGGAGTTTTCCTTTACCTCTATGGTACCTGGGTATACCTGTCTGTTTATACCAAATATGTTTTTGGTGTGTTACTGATGGTGATGCTAATCATGCTGCCTTTCGGCAGAAAAAAAGATACCACTTCACGATTGCCCGTATGGAAGAGAAATGCTAACCTGCTGTTGTCAGGATTATTACTGATGATAACAGCACTTTATTTCACCGGCACTACGGGTACGCCGCATACGGTCAACCTGGCTTTTCCGCTTAAATCAGGACGGTATTTTGTGCTGCAGGGCGGCAAAGGACTTCCCACCAATGTCTTCCATTTCAGCCTGCGTGGCGCAATATACGCGATGGACATCGTAAAGATTGATGACCGCGGTACCCGCGGAGCCAGTGTCTTTTCCCACAAGCTCAGTGATTACTGGATTTTCAATGACACGGTATATGCTCCTTGTGATGGCATTGTCAGGAGAGCCTATGGCGATAACCCCGATAATATCCCGCCCGCAATGGACAGGGGACCGAAAAACACCAATCAGGTACTGCTGGAAGGAGCGGATTGTTATTTTTTTGCAGGACACCTCAAACGCCACAGCGTGGTAGTACATGAAGGACAGCATGTAAAACAGGGAGAGGCACTGGGTTGTGTCGGTAATTCCGGTTTCAGCACCGAACCTCACCTGCATATACAGGCCCACGAAAAAAAAGCAGGCGTGCCCTGGTATCAGGCCCCGCCTTTATACATGCTGTTTAATGGAAAAGGATACCTGCTGAACGAAGTGATCAGCGTAAGGTAATTATCTCATCAGTTTCTTGGCTTCTGTATTGATGATCTGGGCTGTCAGCTCAGCCGGAGATTCGCCGGCCTGCATAAATACTTCCAGCAGCTGACGGTTGAGCTCAAGTGCTGGTGCCTCTGGTGGTAACTGAATCGCTACCTGATTGATAACGGAGATGGTTTGTTCTTTCAGCGTTTTTACCGCTTCCCAGGTCATGGTAGATACGTAGATCTGCTGGGTGATATTGTGCTCATATTCCGTTTTGATGCTCTGTACCATGGATATCTGCATGTCCACGGCGCTGATGCCTGGCTGGTAGATGCGTCCTATCAGGCTTTGCGGCGTAATACGGTCTACATACAGCGCAAGTCTTTCATAAGCCTGTAATTGAAGTGGTAACACGGCCTGGTTTACAGGAGCAGGTTTGTCTTCTGCAGGTGCTTCCTTCTTTTTCTTGAACAAATCACGGACGGTCATGTATACAACGGCACAGGCGCCGATGGCAAGTGCCAGATACAATAGCTGTTGGGAATTCATCTTATCGGAACGTTTTGAAGCGCAAATGTATATAAAATAAATTTATTATGATTTACGAATTACGAATGAAGTAGCAATGATCCACGCCATTCGTAATTCGTAATCCGTAATTATTTCAATTTGCCCAACCATTCTTTTAACCTGGCAGCGCCTTTCTCCAGATTAGCCATGCTGGTGGCATAGGAGAGGCGAATGCAGGCCGGCTGCTGGAAAGCGGAACCAGTCACCACAGACACATTTGCTTTGTGCAGGAGGTACATGCAGAGATCATCTGCATTTTGGATATGGGTATCTTCATAAGATTTATTGAAGAAGGCACTGATATCAGGGAACATGTAGAAGGCCCCTTCAGGGTCATTCACTATCATACCCGGAATATTTTTCAGTGCTTCATGTATGAAGGCGCGTCGGTTTTTGAATTCTGACACCATGGCTTCTGCGGTGCTCAGGTCGCCGGTAAGGGCGGTGATGGCAGCACGCTGTGTAATAGAGCAGGTGGCGGAAGTAAACTGCGCCTGTATTTTATCACAGGCTTTGGCTATTTCCAGCGGAGCGGCCAGGTAACCAAGACGCCAGCCGGTCATAGCAAAACCTTTACTGAGGCCATTAATGACGATAGTACGGTTTTTCAGGTCACCGAACTGTGCAATACTTTCGTGTTTACCAACGTAGTTGATATATTCATAAATCTCATCGGAGATGATAAAGATCTGCGGATGTTTGGCAAATACGGCTGCCAGTCCTTCCAGTTCTTCTTTGGAATATACAGAACCGGTAGGGTTGCAGGGCGAGGAGAACATAAACAGCCTGGTTTTAGGCGTGATGGCTGCTTCCAGTTGTTCCGGTGTGATTTTGTAATTGTTCTCAATGCTGGCGGGTACAAATACTACCACTCCCTGGCACAGGGCTACCTGCTCGGAATAGGTCACCCAGTAAGGTGTTGGGATAATTACCTCATCACCAGGATTCACAATGCTCAGTACAGCGTTGGCCAGGCTTTGTTTGGCGCCGGTGGTCACAACAATCTGTTCCGGCGTATAGTCAAGCCCGTTATCACGTTTCAGTTTGTGCACCACGGCTTGTCGTACCTCGGCATAACCGGCTACTGGCGTATAATGCGTAAACCCTTCATCAATGGCCTTTTTGGCGGCATCCCGGATATGTTCCGGCGTGTCAAAATCAGGTTCTCCAATACTAAGGTCTACGATATCTATCCCCTGTGCTTTCAGCTCTCGGCCTAATTTGGCCATTTTAATTGTTTGCGGCTCGGAAATCCGTGACAGCCTTTCTGCTAATTGATTCATATCTAAACATTGGATTGACCGCAACAAACCTACATAAAAAAACTAGAAAAGCAGTGACAGTGTTCCCGTAAGGTCACGGAGGAGTGCGGGGGACAGGAAAATGGCCAGGGATCAAACAAAGGAGCGAAGACCATTCGGGTCTTCGCTCCTTTGACTTTCTGGTTTATGGTATGAAAATGTTATAAGCTGGAAGTATGTGACAGATAGCACAGCTGCAGTTTGTTGTCTCCGGTGCTGTCTTTGGCGCCGGCCAGGTAAATGGTGTAAGCATATCCGGCCTGGAAAGGTACTTGTGTAGAGCTGGCGTCCTGGCGGGAGGTACCTTTTACCAGCGGAGTGGTTTCTCCGGGCAGGGTAATGTAATATTCCACCAGGCCACTATACGGATCATCAGCATTCCAGGGGGCAACTGGTGAGAAAGCCTGATTGCTGGCAACCTTTTTCTTGTTGATGTACAGGTCTACCGGACCTACATTGGGACTGAGGTTGAGGAAGCGGAAGTTCACCTTGCTGTTAGACAGGCCGGCGAAACTTTCCTCCTGGTACCTGGCCACAAAGTTTTTAGCGGCATCGTTATAGGTGATGATGGTGTAGAACTTGGTGGAGTCAAATTGCTGAGTTACAGAGTCCAGTCCGATACCGTTGGTTTTCCGGAAGGAGAAGGTATGTACACCGGGCCGGTCCTGGAATGGAGCAGAACTACCGGTTTTGTAAGGACCAACCGCGTTCATCTTGCCGTTGTTGTTGAAGATGTCCAGGCTGGAGGGAAGGTAAGCGCCATTAATGATAGCAGCGGTATAATTCATCCGTGGGGGAGTGACATCGTTGTTCTGTTTCAAACAGGATGAAAGTCCGATTACTCCTCCCAGCAGGGCAGCTACCGCCCATATGCGATTTTTTTTGATCAGCATTAGCTCTCAGTTTTTTAGTATGTTTTTTATAAAATTTGTGTTCCACTATGTTTCCTGAAGCGGCTCAGGTCTGGTTGATTCATTTTTTTGCGTTGTAATTCTTCTTCATATATCAGTTCACCGATGGCCTTCAGAAAAGGTTTACCTGTTTCTTCAAATGATTGCTGGTCATCTCCCAGAACCCCGTTTTTGTTCACCAGAAGGCTAACAGATAGCAGGAACTCTACATGATTGGCATAATCCACTATATACGCCGTATCCGTCAAAAAACCGTAGGCCCATCCCGGTTTGTTGAATATTCTGATATGGTCGGGTATATGTGCTGTTCGTTGTCCGCCGAAAAGCAGAAATTTCACATATGCCGGATGATATTGTCCCGGGTCATACACCGGATCTGTTGATTCTCCCGGGTATTGGGACATACAACGATACAAAAAACTGTAATCATTATCCGTTAAACGGAGCTTGAAAGGATTTGTTACAGTTTCCGGAAAAAATAACTGCTGCATCATGCAGTGAAGATCTGTCAACGGTAATCTGTTGCGGTGGGAGAAGTCCATGGGGCTTTTTTCCAGTTTCCCATGATGGTTGATATGTTGTTCACCGGCCAGGTCGTGCCGGGTGGGAAAGCGGAGGCTGCTTATCATATCGGGCTGATCATAGAGCAACTTCCTTCCGGTCTGGAAATAGACCCCATTGGTATGCATATTAGCGGCGATATGAAGAGGGAGGCCTACCCGGTGCCGTATCTCTGCGCCGGTATGCCCCAGTTCCCACAGACGCCTGTTGAAGGGCTCCTGACCTATAAATTCATATAGCCGGTTAAAGGCATCATTGTCGCTGACCAAAAAAATTTTTTTGATATAATGAGATATCGATGGTAGCTTGCCAGCCGCAGAATAGTCGTGCAGCACTCCGGGATTAATACCTGGCAACGGCCGGGTAAACATGGCCGTATGACGGTCCAGCCCGGGAATACCGAGATCGTTCAGCTTTTCCAGTGCCAGTAAGGCTGCAGGGAGCTTGACCGTAGATGCCGGATAACAATAACATGGCTGGCCTATACCATAGTGAAAATCAGTAAAATGCGGTCTTTGCAGCTCGTCCCGGTCTATACGGGTGTAAAGGATCTGCAGCCGGTGACCGGTAGCATCCCTGAATACCTTATCCACAGGGCCTTTCTGACTTTTCAGCAAAGCCAAAAGGAAATTATCTCTTGTCGGATAATGTTGGGTTTGCATATATTTGTCGGTATTACTGAGTGTAAAGCAAAGATATATTCTTAAAAACAGGAAAAAACCAGGATCGCAGATTTAGAAAGAAGGGTGTCACCAAGCCCGTAAAGTCAATCACATATTGATTTTGCGCCTCTTTTAACAAGGGCTTTAATATATCAATTTAAATTCTATCTTTGCAACTCTTAAAAATTTTATATTATAAACCCGAAACAAACAACATGCAACTAAAAGGACTGGTAAGATTTTTTGCCATCGCACTGATCCTTATCTCTTTGTATCAACTGTCCTTCACGTTTTTGGTGCGGAACTATGAGAAGAAGATCGAGCAGAAGGCTGAGACCGATGTCTCCAAACAATTCCCTACCCCTGAGCAGAAATATCCTGCAAGTAAAGAGCTGCAGGCATTCTACTCAGATACGCTGAAAGGATTTATTAAACAAAGAAGACAAGAGATCGTGGACAGCACCAGCAATAAACAGATTGCCGGGTTTCCATGGTACGTTACCTACAACAAGGCCAAAGAAAAAGAGTTGAACCTCGGCCTCGACCTCGTAGGTGGTATGAACGTAGTGCTGGAAGTGAGTGTGGAAGATGTGATCCGCGCCCTCTCCGGACAGTCCAAGGATCCTGCTTTTAACAAAGCGCTGGACCTGGCTGAAGAACGCAAAAAGACTAACCAGGCTGATTTTGTTACTTTGTTCGGGCAAACTTACGCTGAAGTGGCTCCTCAGGGCCGTCTGGCAACCATCTTCGCTAACGCCTACCAGAAAGATATCAACTTTAACTCCTCCAACCAGCAGGTGCTGGACATGATTCGTAAAGAATCCCGTGCTGCCATCAAAAACACCTATATCGTACTGCAAAAACGTATCGACAAATTCGGTGTGGCCCAGCCTAATATCAGCCTGGACGAGAATAAAGGTCTGATCTCCGTGGAACTGGCCGGTGTTGACAACGCAGAACGCGTACGTAAATACCTGCAGGCTACCGCCAATCTGGAATTCAGGGAAGTTTACAAAAACAGCCCCGACTTCTTCCAGAATGTGCTGAACCCAATGAACGAAGCCATCAGGAGCGCTCTCGGTGGCGCTGCTGCAAAACCAGCTACTCCCGACACTACCAATGCCACTGCCGCTGCCAACCCTGCTGATACCAGCAAAGAAGGTAAACTGAGCGACTACCTGGCTAAAAAAGATACCGGCAAAACCGTAAAAGACAGCAGTAAAGCATCTCAGGAAAAACTCCTCAATGAACAACGTAAACAAAACCCGCTGTTCACTGTACTGTTCCCGATGATCGATCCGCAGTCCGGAACGCTGATCCCCAGCCCTTCCATCGGTCGTATCCTGCCTAAAGATACTGCCACCTTCCGTCATTACCTGCAAATGCCCGCTGTTCAGGCCATCCTGCCTAAAGACGCGGTATTCGCTTTCGGTCCTGAAAACAAGGAAGACAAATACGGTCCGCTGTCTGTATACGTGCTGAAAGTAAACCCTGCGAACCCTGCTCCCCGTGTAGGCGGCGAAAGGATCGTAGATGCACGCCAGGACATGGACCAGAACAACCAGCCGGAAATCAGCATGACCATGGACAACATCGGTGCCCATGAGTGGAAAAAACTGACCGGTGAACTGGCCCCTTCTAATCCGAAAGATCCTTCTACCCTGAATTTCGTGGCTGTAGTACTCGATAACATCGTTTACTCTGCCCCGTCTATCCAGAGTGAAATCGCCGGTGGCCGTTCTTCTATCAGTGGTAGCTTTACCATCGAAGAAGCCAACGACCTGGCCAATATCCTGAAATCCGGTAAAATGCCTGCTCCTGCACGCATCGTACAGGAACAGATCGTAGGACCTACCCTCGGTGCTGAATCTATCGCTGCTGGTGGTAAATCCTTCATGATCTCCTTCGTGATCATCTTCGTACTGATGCTGGTGTACTACAACAGCGCCGGCTGGGTAGCTAATATCGCCCTGGTTCTCAACCTGCTGTTTACCTTCGGTATCCTGGCATCTCTCGGTGCTACCCTTACCATGGCTGGTATCGCAGGTCTGGTACTGACCATCGGTATGGCTGTGGATACCAACGTAATTATCTTCGAAAGGATCAAGGACGAACTCACACATGGCAAGTCTTACCCTGACGCGATCTCCCTCGGTTACAAACGCTCTTATGCGCCTGTACTCGACGGTCACGTTACTTCCTTGCTCACTGCATTCATCCTGTTCTACTTCGGTTTAGGTCCTGTACTCGGCTTCGCCACCACCCAGATCATCGGCTTGCTCCTGTCCTTGTTCTGCGGTATCCTGGTATCCCGTATGGTAACTGACTGGTGGACTAACAAAAAGAGACACTTCGAATACTTTACGCCTATTTCCCGCAAAGTATTTAAACACGCTGCCTTCGACTTCGTTGGTAAACGTAAATATGCTTACATCATCTCCGCTATCGTAATGGTAGCTGGTGTGTCTTCCTTCTTCCATGGTTTCGACCACGGTATCGACTTCTCCGGTGGTCGCAGCTTCACTGTTCGCTTCGAAAAACCGATGAACAGACAGGAAGTAGCTGACGTGCTGAAGAAAGAGTTCCAAAGCGAAGTATTTGTAAAAACTATTGGTAACACCAACCAGCTGAACATCACTACTGCTTACAAAATTGAGCAGCAGAATCTGGCGGTTGACCAGGAAGTTATCACCAAACTGTACCACGGTCTGAAACCTTATTACGAAGCTTCTGTTACACAGGAGGTGTTCAACACCCGCTACGTAATCGGTTCCCAGACAGTATCAGCTACCATCTCCGATGACTTGCGCGCCGGAGCGGTAAAAGCTACTGTACTCTCTATCCTGGTGATCTTCGTGTATATCCTGATCCGTTTCAGCAAATGGCAGTACTCTATCGGTACTATCTTCTCCCTGCTGCACGACGTATTGCTCACCCTGGCCGTGTTCTCCTGGTTTAAGGACATCGTTCCTTTCACCCTGGAAATCGACCAGCACTTTATCGCTGCGATCCTGACCGTGATTGGTTTCTCCATGAACGATACCGTGATCGTATTCGACAGAATCCGTGAATACTTCAGAACCGGTGCTCATGGCAGAGACAGGGATACTGTGATCAACAAAGCGATCAACGATACCCTGAGCCGTACCATCATGACGTCTCTGACTGTATTCCTGACCATCCTGGTGCTGTTCATCTTTGGTGGTGAAGTAACCCGCGGTTTCGCCTTCGCTATGCTGATAGGTGTACTCACCGGTACTTACTCTTCCATCTTCGTAGCTGCGCCAGTACTGGTAGACTTCGACAAGAAAAACCAGCTGTCCAATGAGGGCGATGCTATCGCTGTCACTGCTAAAAAAGCAACACCTGCTGAAAAATAGGTAAGGGATAGCTGAAAAATATGTTTGATAGGGGCTGACCACTGGTCAGCCCCTTTTTTATGCGGTTAAATGTAACAGTAATGCCGGGAGGAGGGGGAGTGGAAAAGGAGTGTGGAGTAAATTAAAGTGATTTGTTGAATACAAATCCGCTGGTGCCGCTGTTGTCCTGGTAATCCACTTCCATGCCTACGAGGTACATGCCATGGGCTTTTTTTATGATTACGGGGATACCATCGATATCGAAGAGGTCGTCATCTTCATTGCGGGCATCAAATCCCAGCATAAACGACATGCCGGAACATCCCCCGCCTTTTACGCCGATACGCAGATAGGGTGCTTCCACATCACCCTGTAGCAGTCTTTTCAGTACAGTAGCAGCATTGTTGGTCAGTTGTACGGGAGCAATAAATCCAGTGGCCATAATCCTTTATTTTCCGCAAAGGTAGGGAAATGGCATAGGATCGGGGAGGAGTGGTATCCGGAAGGTAACCTCAGACGGTGGTAGCTGCCAGTTGAAGCAGGGTTTCGTGGAGGGTCAGTACCTGCGGGATGACCAGTTGCTGATCATCGTTGTGGATAACGTAGTCGCACAAACGCATTTTGATCCTTTCATCGATTTGTTTATGTATGCGTGCCAGTACTTCATCCCGGGTAACCTTGTCGCGTTTCATGACACGTAGTATCCGGAGGGGCTGAGGAGCGTATACACCGATGATTTTGTCGAGGTGATGAAAAGATTCGGTTTCAAAGAGGAGGGCGGCTTCCTTGAGTACGTAGGGGGCGGTTTGCTGGCTGGCCCAGATATTGGAGTCCCGGATAGTGGCAGGATGTACGAGGGAGTTGAGCAGGGCGAGTTTGTTTTTATCGTTGAAAACGATGTTGCCCAGATATTTCCGGTTAAGGGCACCGTTATCATCATACACTTCCTTGCCAAAGTGAGAGCGCACGGCTTCGGCCAGCTCCTGGTCCCTTACCAGAATGTCTTTGGCACGGTCATCTGCATAATATACAGGGACGCCGAGTAATTCAAATATTTTGCTGACGGTGCTTTTACCGGAACCGATACCACCGGTGATTCCTACCTTTAACATAAATCCGGGTACTTGATTCAACAATTAAAACCTAAGTATATAAAAAATCCCGGACGTAATGGCCGGGATCTTTATATACAGTGTGGTCTGTATTATTTTGTTTCGTTCGGTTTCTGCTGAGCGGAAGTATATTCCATGCTGATAGCAGAACGTTCGATGGTGAAGTTGGTGCCAGGGGCTACTTCAATCAGAATGGTATTGTTATCGTTTATTTTTTTCACTTTACCATGAATACCGGCGATTGTAACAATTTTGTCGCCTTCTTTGAGGTTGTCTATGAATTGTTTCTGGAGTTTGGCTTTTTTGGTTTGAGGACGGATCATAAAGAGCCACATAACCAGAATCATACCGCCAAAAAACAGGATAGAAACCATTGGGCTACCGCCTTGTGCACCACCTTGTGCCGGTCCCATCAGTAAAATGTTCATGATGTTCATCTATAAATTGATTTAAGAGTTTGCCTAGTTCAGCGCTTATTTAGTTATGATATTACACTGGATCTTAGGGCCTACCTGATAACCACCTTCCCGGTTGGTTTTGATGGATATTTCTTTTTCGGTATAGCCGGATTTCCCATGACTGTCAAATATTACCTTCATAAAACCTGATTCTCCGGGTTTGATTGGTTGTTTGGGCCATTCCGGTACGGTACAGCCGCAACTGGAGATTGCATCCTCGATAATCAGGTCCCGGGTGCCGGTGTTTTTAAATTTAAAGGAATATTCCACCTTTTCACCCTGGGTAATGTCCCCAAAGTTATGCACCTTTTCTTCAAAAGTAAGATCTGTAGCTTTACCCGCATCAGCTGAATTGCTGGTGGCGGATGACTGACCAGCAGCATTGCTGCTTTTTGCCGGTTGGTTATTGTTGCAGGCAGCCATTAAAAGGGTGCCACAGGTAAGGAAAAAGAGCAGTGTTTTCATAAAAATGTTGTTTTGCTTAAAAATACTGCTTTCCACTTACTTTTTTGGACGGTCCTGTTTTTGCACCAGCTCTTCTTTTTCCAGGTCTTTCAGGATATTGTCGAGGATACCGTTGATAAACTGTCCACTTTGAGGAGTGCTATATGCCTTGGCGAGGTCAATGTATTCATTGATGGTCACCTTGGTAGGGATGGTGGGGAAGTAGAGGAATTCACAAACACCCATTTCCATCAGCAGCATGTCTACGGCGGCTATACGTTCCGGATCCCAGTTTTGCAGTTTGGGTTTGATGAGCTCCAGGCAGTATTCCTTTTTGTCGATCACGGTCAGCAGCAGTTCTCTCGCGTAGTCCAGTTTTTCCTTGCTGATCAGCTGGAGGAAGTTGAAGAGGTGCGGTTTGTTGAAATAATTGCCGATCAGGATGGTCATCATTTCTTCATCATCGCTCCAGTGAAGGAAAGTATCTTCCATATGCTGGATGAACAGCTCGTTTTTGGCCAGTATTTCTTTATAGATAAATTCCAGCATTTCCTTTTCACCAGCTTTGGTGCGGTTGTCATCCGCAATGTAGGCTTTGTAGGTGTCTGAAGCTACCAGTATATTATAAAGCTTTCTGATCAGATCATTATCGGTCAACGGACGCATTTTCCATTGTTCCAGGTTTACCTGAAAACCTCTGTCATTTTTAATCTGATAAATGAATTCGTTTCCTGCAATCTTGGTGTTCACCTGCAGGTCCTCGGCAGAGGGTAAGTGTTTGGAAGCACGGGTCTGTGCATCGGTTTCCGCATATTGTCCTACCTGCACTACTGTATAAAGCAGGTACGTAAAGATCTGGCACGTCTGGTCCAGCTTTTCATTCAGAAGTCTGGTGGCCGTGCCCGGCTTGATGTTACTTTGCTCCATCGTTTCCAGGGCGTAAAGTGTTTGCATTACCTTTACCCGGATATTTCTTCTACTGATCATCGTATAAAAAAGAACTGGTATAAGGGCGCAAAACTAGACAAAATATCTGACATTTGATGAAGGGTTATTGCGTTGATATTTCACAATTGGTTTTGAGAGATTTACCAAAGCGATGAAGACCACCTGTCATAATTAGATGAGATTTTTTTCAAATATTTAACTGACCTGTCATTTTTTCCTGTTGCTTGTCATGATTTGTCAGTAATAAAAGCCTGCAGTACATTCGCAATCTGCCAAATTTGACGATAAAGGGCTATTGGCATAATTCTCGTGGGCGAACAGCATTCTAAAATCAACTACTTTCTTTAAATAAAAACTACTATGGCTAAGAAATTAAGTATTAAACCTTTAGCTGACAGGGTAATTGTTAAACCTGCAGCCGCAGAAGAGAAAACCGCAGGTGGTATCATTATCCCGGATACTGCAAAAGAAAAACCTGTAAGAGGCACCGTGGTGGCCGCCGGTCCTGGTAAAAAAGATGAGCCGATCACTGTTAAAGTAGGTGATACTGTATTGTATGGTAAATACTCCGGACAGGAACTGCCTATCGACGGCGAAGACTTCCTGATCATGAGAGAGTCTGATATCCTGGCAATCGTTTAATTACAGTAGGTTGTTATCGTAAACAAAATTTTTAAAATACGCTAAGAATTATGGCAAAACAATTATTCTTCAATATAGATGCCCGCAACAGAATGAAAAAGGGTGTAGATACCCTGGCTGACGCGGTAAAAGTAACCCTCGGACCTAAAGGCCGTAACGTTGTTATCGAGAAAAAATTCGGTGCTCCCGGTGTAACTAAAGATGGTGTAACCGTTGCTAAAGAAATCGAACTGGAAGATCCTATCGAAAACATGGGCGCCCAGATGGTGAAAGAAGTAGCTTCCAAAACTGCTGACCTGGCAGGTGATGGTACTACCACTGCTACCGTTCTGGCTCAGGCTATCATCGGCGAAGGTCTGAAAAACGTAGCTGCAGGTGCAAACCCAATGGACCTGAAACGCGGTATCGATAAAGCGGTTAAAGCTGTTATCGAAAACCTGAAAAAACAATCTGAAAAAGTTGGTAACGACAACAAAAAAATCGAACAGGTTGCTTCCATCTCTGCTAACAATGACTCCGAAATCGGTAAACTGATTGCTGAAGCAATGAAAAAAGTTACCAAAGACGGCGTTATCACTGTAGAAGAAGCAAAAGGTACTGACACTACTGTTGAAGTAGTTGAAGGTATGCAGTTCGACCGCGGTTACCTGTCTCCATACTTCATCACCAACAGCGAAAAAATGCAGGCTGAGCTGCAGAACCCTTACAT is part of the Chitinophaga flava genome and encodes:
- a CDS encoding co-chaperone GroES, which produces MAKKLSIKPLADRVIVKPAAAEEKTAGGIIIPDTAKEKPVRGTVVAAGPGKKDEPITVKVGDTVLYGKYSGQELPIDGEDFLIMRESDILAIV
- a CDS encoding DUF1573 domain-containing protein — translated: MKTLLFFLTCGTLLMAACNNNQPAKSSNAAGQSSATSNSADAGKATDLTFEEKVHNFGDITQGEKVEYSFKFKNTGTRDLIIEDAISSCGCTVPEWPKQPIKPGESGFMKVIFDSHGKSGYTEKEISIKTNREGGYQVGPKIQCNIITK
- the coaE gene encoding dephospho-CoA kinase (Dephospho-CoA kinase (CoaE) performs the final step in coenzyme A biosynthesis.), producing the protein MLKVGITGGIGSGKSTVSKIFELLGVPVYYADDRAKDILVRDQELAEAVRSHFGKEVYDDNGALNRKYLGNIVFNDKNKLALLNSLVHPATIRDSNIWASQQTAPYVLKEAALLFETESFHHLDKIIGVYAPQPLRILRVMKRDKVTRDEVLARIHKQIDERIKMRLCDYVIHNDDQQLVIPQVLTLHETLLQLAATTV
- the yajC gene encoding preprotein translocase subunit YajC yields the protein MNIMNILLMGPAQGGAQGGSPMVSILFFGGMILVMWLFMIRPQTKKAKLQKQFIDNLKEGDKIVTIAGIHGKVKKINDNNTILIEVAPGTNFTIERSAISMEYTSAQQKPNETK
- the nusB gene encoding transcription antitermination factor NusB, which gives rise to MQTLYALETMEQSNIKPGTATRLLNEKLDQTCQIFTYLLYTVVQVGQYAETDAQTRASKHLPSAEDLQVNTKIAGNEFIYQIKNDRGFQVNLEQWKMRPLTDNDLIRKLYNILVASDTYKAYIADDNRTKAGEKEMLEFIYKEILAKNELFIQHMEDTFLHWSDDEEMMTILIGNYFNKPHLFNFLQLISKEKLDYARELLLTVIDKKEYCLELIKPKLQNWDPERIAAVDMLLMEMGVCEFLYFPTIPTKVTINEYIDLAKAYSTPQSGQFINGILDNILKDLEKEELVQKQDRPKK